The genomic interval GCGCTGTTCCGCCCAGGCGAGCGCGTGCGCCTGCGGTTCATCAACGCGGCGGCCGGAAGTATCTTCGACGTGCGCATTCCGGGGCTGCCGATGACCGTGATTCAGGCCGACGGCCAGTACGTGCAGGCGGTCACGGTGGACGAATTCCGAATCGGCATTGCGGAAACCTACGACGTGATCGTCGAGCCGAAAGAAGAGCAGGCCTACACGATCTTTGCCGAGTCGATGGATCGCAGCGGCTACGCCCGTGCCACGCTGGCCCCGCGCGAGGGCATGGAAGGTCCCATCCCGCCGCTCCGGAAGCGTCCGCTGCGCACGCATGCCGACATGGGCATGGTGCACGAGGGTCACGCGGGGATGAGCCATGAAGCCATGCCCACCCACCACCAGGAGCACCGGATGCCCGCCGACACGACCGGACATCACATGCACGGCGGGCATGACCACCATACCGGACATGCCATGATGGCGGGTATGATGAGCGGCGTGGGCCAGCCACCGGGCATGCCGCCGGAACCGCAGCCCCACGGGGACGACACGCACGGCCCGGGCAACGCGGCCGTGCCGATGATCACGCGCAGCCGCCTGCACGAGCCGGGCGTGGGCCTGGGCGAAGACGGCTGGCGCGTGCTGGTCTATACCGATCTCAAGAGCCTGCATCCCCGCGAGGACTTCCGTCCGCCTACCCGCGAGATCGAGCTGCACCTGACCGGCAACATGGAGCGCTTCCTGTGGGGCATCGACGGCAAAACCTATTCGGAAGCGCCCGAGCCGATTCGCCTGCGCTACGGCGAGCGGGTGCGGCTCGTGCTCGTCAACGACACGATGATGGAACACCCCATGCACCTGCACGGGATGTGGATGGAACTCGAAAACGGCCACGGCCGGCACATTCCACGCAAACACACGATTCTGGTCAAGCCGGCCGAGCGGCTCTCCGTGCTGATCACGCCGGACGAGCCCGGCCCCTTTGTCTTCCACTGCCACATCCTCTATCACATGGAGATGGGGATGTTTCGCGTCTTCGAAGTATCCGAACCTGAAACGGCAACCCGAACCTCGTCATGATGCGTCGGATAGGAGTCTTTCTGTTGCTCGCCGCACTTGCGGTGCTGCCTGCCCGCCAGCTTCGGGCCCAGGCGCAGCCGCTGGTCCACTTCATGAACGAAAACACGCTGGCCTTCGTGCTTTTCGACCTGCTGGAGACCTCACCCGCCCTGGACGGCCGCCCGCTGCAGTGGGACATGGACGCCTGGGTCGGAAAGATGTACAACCGACTCTGGATCCGCAGCGAAGGCGAACTGCTGACCGCGCAGCGCGGCGGCGAAGCGGAGTTTCAGGCGCTCTACAGTCGGGTCGTAGCGCCTTACTGGGACCTGCAGGTCGGTGCCCGCTTCGAGGTAGCCTACGGCGAGCAGACCCGCACACGCGCCCACCTGGCCCTGGGACTGGAAGGCCTGGCTCCCTACTGGTTCGAGCTGGAACCGATCCTGTTCGTCAGCCAGGACGGAGACGTCTCCGCCTCCCTGGTGGCCTCGCATGACCTGTTCGTCACGCAGCGGCTGATTCTGCAACCCCGGCTGGAGGCGCTGGTGGCCGTGCAGGAGGTGCCTGAGTGGGGCGTCGGACGTGGACTGAACCGCGTGGACTTCGGTCTGCGGCTGCGCTTCGAGCTGGTGCGCGAGTTTGCCCCGTACATTGGCTTCAACTGGAGCCGCCTCTACGGAGGTGCGGCCGACCTGGCCCGCGCAGAAGGCGAAGCGACGCGCACGTCCGGGTTTGTAGCCGGCGTGCGGCTCTGGTATTGAAAAAATGCCGAGAACGGGAGCCTCTGCCCGACTTTGGCCGTAATGCCTGCAACCCTGCTTCACCTTACCCCCGAATCTCATGCGCATCACCCGCAAAACCTACGTGCTGGGCTTTCTGCTGGGCGCGGCCCTGGCTGCCATTGGTCTGGCCCTCTACAGCAGCCAGCAGCAGGCTTCGGCCCAGCCCACCCTGACCGTCTTCAAAAGCCCCACCTGCGGCTGCTGCGGCAAGTGGGTGGAGCACATGAAAGCGGCCGGCTTTAACGTGCGCGTCGAGGACGTGCAGGACCTGAGCGCGATCAAAGCCCGCTTCCACGTGCCCGGCACGCTGCATTCCTGCCACACGGCCATCGTCGAAGGCTACGTGATCGAAGGCCATGTGCCGGCGGCCGACGTGTGGCGCCTGCTCCGGGAAAAGCCGGACGTAACCGGTCTGGCGGTCCCGGGCATGCCGATCGGTTCGCCCGGCATGGAGCAGGGCTTCCGCGTGGATCCCTACGACGTGCTGGCGTTTACGACGGACGGTCAGACACGGGTCTTCGCCCGCTACGGACAGGAATAGGCGATGCAGGAGAGCCTGCCGCTCAGTCCATCGCTGCTGTACGCGCTGGCGGGATTGCTGGTGGTCGGCGGCCTGGCGCTGCTCTGGTTGGCGCCACGCCTCAGCCCGCGTCGCCGTCTGGAAGGCGCGGCGGCCTGGACCGGCGCGCTGTTCGGCGGCGTGGTGATGCTTTCGGGACTGGCCCTGGGCGCGCTGGCCTACCTGCGCCAGCAGCAGCCCGAGATCGTTCAACCGCCGGGGGTGGTTGGGCGCCCCGCACCGGAGCTGGTCTTTCGTCTGGTAGACACCGACGAGCCTCGCACGCTGGCCGATTACCGGGGGAAGGTGATTCTGCTGAACCTCTGGGCCACCTGGTGCGGCCCCTGCCTGGCCGAAATTCCCGAACTCAATCGTTTCCAGCAGGCCTATCAGGACCGGGGTGTCGTGGTAATCATGATCTCAGACGAACCCCGCCAGACCATTCTGGAATTCACGAAAGAACGTCCCTTAGAAGCCGTCAGCGGCTATCTGCCTGAAGACGCCCGCTGGCCCTGGCCCTACAACCGGGTCGAACAGGCCCGCCCCACCACGTTCGTGATCGATCGCGACGGCATCATCCGCGAGACCTGGCCCGGCGCCGCCGACTTTGCCCAGTTCGAAGCGGCGGTGTTGCCCTATCTGGAATAAGCAGGTTTCCGCCTCTTGGCAGTACGCTTCGGGAAGCCCCGCTTCATGCCTGGCACAGAGCCTGTTTGTAGAACTTATCCGGAAAACAAGAGGAGATCCGGTAAGCCGGCACTTCGCGTCGCGTGTCGGAAGCACGGGTTTATAGTAAACCACGAAGGCGCCGGCCGAAATGACGTTTCCCGTTCGGCACTTCGCTGCGCTCCGTGCCTGACTACGAACAGAGTCTGTTTGTAGGGTAAGCCGTGAAGGCGTTTTAGCGAAGTGCCCCCCTTTCTGCCTGCATACGCGTTCCTTAAGCACCCATTGCCGTCACTGTAACCGCTTCGTTGCGTGCCTTAAAAGCTTTTCAGCCGCCGCTCAGTCGTTTTAAATAAAGGGTTCAGTAGCTTGAGAGCGTATTCTGAACCTGCAACCAACCCGAGGAGGTAACGCCATGTATACGGTGATAAAGCGACTGGTGCTGGGCCTGACCTTGCTGAGCATGCCGGCCCTGGCCCAGCAACACGGCCATCAAATGATGCGTCCGGACACCGCCCGCGGAATGATGCAGGGCGGCATGATGGGCCAGATGGGCATGATGATGCAGATGATGCCCCGCATGATGGGCATCATGCAGCAGGGCATGATGATGCAGAACCCGCTGCACCATGCCACCATGATGGCCTTTGTGCTTCCGGCGATGGCCGATACGCTGGGCCTTTCCGAGCAGCAGCAGCGCCAGCTTGGTGAACTCAAACAACGCATGCTGCAGGCGCATCGCGCCCGCCAGCAGGAGATCCGGCAGCACCAGCAGGCCCTGCAGGCGCTCTTTCAGAGCGAGCAGCAGCCCGATCCGGCCGCCCTGCGCGAGCACCTGCAGGCAATCGCCCGGCTGGAGGTAGATGACCGGCTGGCCCCCTACGAAACCTTCCGCCAGATGCTCCAGGTGCTCAACGACGCGCAGCGCGAGCGCCTGCGCGGCATGCAGCCCCATCAGCTGATGGCCTACATGATGCGGCTGCCCATGATGGAGATGATGCCGATGATGCACATGATGCACGGCCGCGAAGGCATGATGCAGATGATGCAGGGCGGCATGCCCATGCACCGACAGATGGAAGGACAACACGGGCACGATCAGGACGGCCATCACCACCATCGTCCCCGTTGATTAAACGGAGAAGACCATGTACGGACCACACATGTTCTGGGGCATGCACTGGGGGTGGTGGATCTTCTGGATCGTGGTGATCATCGCGCTGGTCTGGCTGCTCAGCCAGCGCCGGACCGGCGCGCCGCCCCCACCCCGGAAAGAATCGCCGCTGGAGCTGCTTCAGCGCCGCTACGCGGCGGGAGAAATCTCGACCGAAGAGTACGAGGAGCGTCGGGCCCGCCTGGAACGCGACCGGTTGGAATGAGCTCGTTCACTCAAAACCGGGTATCCGTCGAGCCGGAGGCCACGGCGTTTGCGCGGCGGGCCTACGACCGTGTGGCCGCCTGCTACGATCTGCTGGAGCTGCCGATGGAATGGCTGGCCTTCCGGCGCTGGCGGCGTCGTCTCTGGGAGGGCGTCCGGGGGCCGCGTGTACTTGAACTCGGCGTCGGCACCGGCAAGAACATCCCGTACTACCCGCCAGAGGTCACGGTGACGGCCATCGACCTCTCCCCCCGCATGCTCGAGCGGGCACGTCGCCGGGCCGCCCGCTTTCCGGACCGGAGCGTCGAGCTGCTGGAAATGGACGCGCAGGCGCTGACCTTCCCGGACGACACGTTCGATGACGTCGCCGCTACGTTCGTCTTCTGCTCCGTCCCCGATCCGGTGCGAGGACTCCGGGAGGCGCTGCGCGTCACCCGGCCGGGCGGCCGGCTCCACCTGCTCGAACACATGCGTGTGCGCTCCGAACGTATCGGCCGGTGGATGGATCGGCTCGATCCCCTGATCTATCGCCTGACGGGCGTGCATATCGCCCGTCGCACCACGGAAAATGTACGGAAGGCCGACTGGGTGCTGGAACAGGAAGTGGATCTGGCACCCGGCGGCCTCGTTCGTCATCTGGTAGCCCGTAAACCAACCAACCAGCAGGAGCCATGAGCGAAACGAAAACGGCCTACTACTTCGCCCGCACGCTTCCGGTCAGCCTCGAAGAGGCCGAAGCCCGCGTGCGCGAACTGTTGCAGCAGGAAGGGTTCGGCGTGCTGACCGAAATCGACGTGCAGGCCACGCTGAAAAAGAAGCTGAACGTCGAGGTGCGCCCCTACAAGATCCTGGGCGCCTGCAATCCGCATTTTGCCCACCAGGCCCTGCAGGCCGAGCCGCACATCGGCACGATGCTGCCCTGCAACGTGATCGTACGCCAGACCGACGACGGCCAGACCGAAGTGGCTGCCATCGACCCGGTGGCCTCCATGCAGGCCGTCGACAACCCGGCGCTGCGTCCGATCGCCGAGCAGGTGCGCGAGCGCCTGCAGCGCATCATTGAAAAACTTTAGCCCAAAAAACATGCGGTTTCTCCTCATGGGGTCGATCCTGCTGACACTCGGCCTGCTGGCCGGGTGTACCGAAACCCCACCGGTTGCCGACAATCAGGTATTTGTTACGCTCTCGGCCCAGCAGGGCGTGGCCGTACTACCACAACATGCTGTCTGGCCGGCCGGGGAGCAGATGACCTACCTCACGGTCGATCCGGAAGGCCGTCTTGTACTGGCCACCAGCAGCCGAGAAAACCGGGTTTATGCCTTTGACGCCCGCGAGGGACGTCTGCTGGCCCGGATCCCGGTCGGCCGGACACCCAAGGGGGTCAAAATCGATCACGCCGGCCGGTGGGCGGCGGTCGCAAACGAGGGAGATGGGACATTGTCACTGATTGACCTGGCCACCCTGACGGTGGTAGACACCATCCGGGTGGGCCCCACCCCACACAACAGTGTCTTTTCTCCCGACGACAGTCTGTTGTATGTGACGCTACAGGGCGACAGCAGCGTTGCCGTGGTAGATGTGGTACGGCGCACCGTGATCGATCGCCTGCCGGCCGGACGTGCGCCCCACAACGTCGACCTTTCCCCCGACGGCCGTCGGCTGTACGTTTCGAACATCGGCAGCCGGGACCTGACCGTGATCGACCTGCCGACACGTCGCATCATCCGCCGGATCCCCCTGGCTCCGCCACACCATGGCGTCGATGCTACCCCGGACGGACGGTATGTGCTGGT from Rhodothermus marinus carries:
- a CDS encoding SHOCT domain-containing protein encodes the protein MYGPHMFWGMHWGWWIFWIVVIIALVWLLSQRRTGAPPPPRKESPLELLQRRYAAGEISTEEYEERRARLERDRLE
- a CDS encoding copper resistance protein B, translating into MRRIGVFLLLAALAVLPARQLRAQAQPLVHFMNENTLAFVLFDLLETSPALDGRPLQWDMDAWVGKMYNRLWIRSEGELLTAQRGGEAEFQALYSRVVAPYWDLQVGARFEVAYGEQTRTRAHLALGLEGLAPYWFELEPILFVSQDGDVSASLVASHDLFVTQRLILQPRLEALVAVQEVPEWGVGRGLNRVDFGLRLRFELVREFAPYIGFNWSRLYGGAADLARAEGEATRTSGFVAGVRLWY
- a CDS encoding DUF302 domain-containing protein, whose protein sequence is MSETKTAYYFARTLPVSLEEAEARVRELLQQEGFGVLTEIDVQATLKKKLNVEVRPYKILGACNPHFAHQALQAEPHIGTMLPCNVIVRQTDDGQTEVAAIDPVASMQAVDNPALRPIAEQVRERLQRIIEKL
- a CDS encoding cytochrome D1 domain-containing protein; the encoded protein is MRFLLMGSILLTLGLLAGCTETPPVADNQVFVTLSAQQGVAVLPQHAVWPAGEQMTYLTVDPEGRLVLATSSRENRVYAFDAREGRLLARIPVGRTPKGVKIDHAGRWAAVANEGDGTLSLIDLATLTVVDTIRVGPTPHNSVFSPDDSLLYVTLQGDSSVAVVDVVRRTVIDRLPAGRAPHNVDLSPDGRRLYVSNIGSRDLTVIDLPTRRIIRRIPLAPPHHGVDATPDGRYVLVTGIAGQVVTVIDARKLEVVKQIEVGIGPHGVRASRDGRTAYVALVPQNRVAILDLTTLTVDRYLEPGNGPFWIAIPGNP
- a CDS encoding TlpA family protein disulfide reductase codes for the protein MQESLPLSPSLLYALAGLLVVGGLALLWLAPRLSPRRRLEGAAAWTGALFGGVVMLSGLALGALAYLRQQQPEIVQPPGVVGRPAPELVFRLVDTDEPRTLADYRGKVILLNLWATWCGPCLAEIPELNRFQQAYQDRGVVVIMISDEPRQTILEFTKERPLEAVSGYLPEDARWPWPYNRVEQARPTTFVIDRDGIIRETWPGAADFAQFEAAVLPYLE
- a CDS encoding class I SAM-dependent methyltransferase, with amino-acid sequence MSSFTQNRVSVEPEATAFARRAYDRVAACYDLLELPMEWLAFRRWRRRLWEGVRGPRVLELGVGTGKNIPYYPPEVTVTAIDLSPRMLERARRRAARFPDRSVELLEMDAQALTFPDDTFDDVAATFVFCSVPDPVRGLREALRVTRPGGRLHLLEHMRVRSERIGRWMDRLDPLIYRLTGVHIARRTTENVRKADWVLEQEVDLAPGGLVRHLVARKPTNQQEP
- a CDS encoding DUF411 domain-containing protein codes for the protein MRITRKTYVLGFLLGAALAAIGLALYSSQQQASAQPTLTVFKSPTCGCCGKWVEHMKAAGFNVRVEDVQDLSAIKARFHVPGTLHSCHTAIVEGYVIEGHVPAADVWRLLREKPDVTGLAVPGMPIGSPGMEQGFRVDPYDVLAFTTDGQTRVFARYGQE
- a CDS encoding Spy/CpxP family protein refolding chaperone; this encodes MYTVIKRLVLGLTLLSMPALAQQHGHQMMRPDTARGMMQGGMMGQMGMMMQMMPRMMGIMQQGMMMQNPLHHATMMAFVLPAMADTLGLSEQQQRQLGELKQRMLQAHRARQQEIRQHQQALQALFQSEQQPDPAALREHLQAIARLEVDDRLAPYETFRQMLQVLNDAQRERLRGMQPHQLMAYMMRLPMMEMMPMMHMMHGREGMMQMMQGGMPMHRQMEGQHGHDQDGHHHHRPR
- a CDS encoding copper resistance system multicopper oxidase, with amino-acid sequence MKRFTRRDFLQTLAVLGISTGIEALLPAYARPRPRVAAPRRSGRGPVTYDLTIAETPIRIGGRKAKATTINGTVPGPLLRFREGDEVIIRVTNRLKEDTSIHWHGLLVPFDMDGVPGVSFPGIKPGETFTYRFRLRQHGTYWYHSHSGLQEQTGIYGPLIIDPAEEPYPYDREYVIVLSDWTFENPHRVLARLRKYPGYYNFQRRTLANLFEEAREMGFWKALKDRLSWGRMRMGATDIVDITGATYTYLMNGHAPEDNWTALFRPGERVRLRFINAAAGSIFDVRIPGLPMTVIQADGQYVQAVTVDEFRIGIAETYDVIVEPKEEQAYTIFAESMDRSGYARATLAPREGMEGPIPPLRKRPLRTHADMGMVHEGHAGMSHEAMPTHHQEHRMPADTTGHHMHGGHDHHTGHAMMAGMMSGVGQPPGMPPEPQPHGDDTHGPGNAAVPMITRSRLHEPGVGLGEDGWRVLVYTDLKSLHPREDFRPPTREIELHLTGNMERFLWGIDGKTYSEAPEPIRLRYGERVRLVLVNDTMMEHPMHLHGMWMELENGHGRHIPRKHTILVKPAERLSVLITPDEPGPFVFHCHILYHMEMGMFRVFEVSEPETATRTSS